The Lysobacterales bacterium sequence ACGAAAATGTCTTCCAGCCCCATCGAGTCGACGCGCTGAACGCTCAGTCCGACCTGCGACAGCCGCTCCGGAAAATCGTCCCGCCAGCCGCGGAATTTCAATTCGACCTGGCTGCCGGCGGCCCGTCGCTGCACCAGTTCCGGCCACGGGTTGATCGCGTCCGGCACCTCGCCGACGCAGAGCACACGGCGCCATTCGTCGATAAAGCGTTCCTTGTCGGCGCTGGCCAGCAGGCGGCCCTGGTGCAGGAAGCTGATGCTGTCGGACAACTGCTCGACGTCGTTGGTGTTGTGCGACGAGAACAGCACGCTGCGATGTTCGTCGCGCAGCACCTCGGCCAGCGCTTCCAGCACTTCGGCGCGCGCGACCGGATCGAGTCCGGTCGTGGGTTCGTCGAGCAGCAGCAGTTTGGGTCGGCGCGCAAGGCACAGCAGCAGCAAGGCCTTGACGCGCTGGCCATGCGAAAAGCCGCCAATTGGCTGGTCGGCGCGCAGGTCGAAGCGGCGCATCAGCGAGGCTGCGTAGGCCGAATCCCATTCGGGATAGATGCCGCGCACCAGTTCGATGTGCCAGGCCAGCGTCTGGCCGCGATACAGGCGCATGTCCTCGGCCGCGAAACCGATGCAGCGCTTGACCGCGACCTGTGCTTCCGGCAAGCGATGTCCGAGCACTTCGATGGTGCCGGAAGACGGCGCGGCCAGGCCGGTGAGCAGTCGCAGCAGGGTGCTCTTGCCGGCGCCGTTGACGCCGACAAGGCCCATGATCTGGCCCTCGGGCAGGGTCAGCGACAGGTCGTTGAGGCTGAATTGCGGGTAGTGCTTGCTGACGCCCTGGAGCACGAAGGCGGCGGTCATTGGTCGGTTCCTTTGCGGGTAGCGGTGAGGGGGGTGTTGGCGGTGCTGTCGAGCACGCGGGCGAGGCGCTGATGCAACGCGTCGCGCCCCAGGCCGAGGCGCGCCGCGGTGGCTGCGGCTTCGGTCAGTTGCAGGTCCAGGTGATGGTCGAGCAGCCCGCGCGCCTGGTCCTTCTGCTCGGACACCACCGAGCCCTTGCCATGGCGCGTACTGATCACGCCGGCGCGTTCGAGGTCTTCATAAGCGCGCTTGACGGTGATGACGCTGACGCCGCTGGTTGCGGCGAGCTCGCGGATCGACGGTAACGACTGGCCCGGCGTCCAGTCGCCGGCCATCACCCGTGCGGTGATCTGGTCGACGATCTGCTGGTACATCGGCCTCGGGTCGCTGGCGGAGAGCAGGAGCATCGTGGGTTCACTGTGCATCTGTAATAGACACAGTATGCACAGTGCCTCGACGTCCTGCAAGCCCCAACTGGCCGACCGGCAGCGTGGATGGCGGCGACTGGCACCGAAGGGACGGCGGTGCCGAGCAAGCAATCGGTTCGCCGAAGCGATGCGGGCGCTGGCTAGAATAGGCCGATGATGAACGAAGACGGTGCCCGAGCGCATGCGTGATGGATTGCTGATTCGCTGGCGTGGAGCTGGCGAGGCGCTGGAATGGCTGCGGATCGAGGGCGGGCGCGTTGGCTTCGTGCAGCGCGAGCAGGCGCCACCGGCGGCGGTGCTGACCAAGGCCGC is a genomic window containing:
- a CDS encoding ABC transporter ATP-binding protein — its product is MTAAFVLQGVSKHYPQFSLNDLSLTLPEGQIMGLVGVNGAGKSTLLRLLTGLAAPSSGTIEVLGHRLPEAQVAVKRCIGFAAEDMRLYRGQTLAWHIELVRGIYPEWDSAYAASLMRRFDLRADQPIGGFSHGQRVKALLLLCLARRPKLLLLDEPTTGLDPVARAEVLEALAEVLRDEHRSVLFSSHNTNDVEQLSDSISFLHQGRLLASADKERFIDEWRRVLCVGEVPDAINPWPELVQRRAAGSQVELKFRGWRDDFPERLSQVGLSVQRVDSMGLEDIFVTTVRAGGLR
- a CDS encoding GntR family transcriptional regulator; its protein translation is MHSEPTMLLLSASDPRPMYQQIVDQITARVMAGDWTPGQSLPSIRELAATSGVSVITVKRAYEDLERAGVISTRHGKGSVVSEQKDQARGLLDHHLDLQLTEAAATAARLGLGRDALHQRLARVLDSTANTPLTATRKGTDQ